One segment of Pseudodesulfovibrio sp. 5S69 DNA contains the following:
- a CDS encoding MFS transporter, whose translation MAATGSNRTLAAVLTGGLFTSLGMGLFAFTIPLLSLDERVSGAWLGTAFAGYYLAKLLVSPLSGMAADRFGPKPVLVLASAAGCVIPLAYFLSPGLTALYAIQVAMGIVTGLVRPVGLAALGGSADGPALSRRFAVNAALFNAAAFVGPILGSLLYTTGAMGPVLIGLSVCLGLALAATFLLLPGEATTSRPPSPKARPAQSKGRAASLLLAIGGRSLGIGLTTAFYPIVLADVLGRHGPVVAATFAAPGLATFLGLLLSGRFGNKSPDTDRVVLGMLVSAGALYALGECRLLWEFAAFGVLLGLGAALSIPASMFFASTLSRKQGAVFGAANLASGLGFLLGPLLGGAVVHTLHSPVPGLKVAALIGALCCLPLLAFVFRDQLHWGRGMVWTATGLAAGVLGLLLVFSLSPTLRMEAHQDGLYRFTDVAMGTVVKLTIEAPSRKSAELAARRTMTAMRALQQDFDHRNPRGSIGRINRAAGHAWIKATPRAFALLDRTLAFSAATGGVFDPTVGALTTSPFYYAMDESVARSKSGLVDYRMVLMDPAGDRVRLKKEGMALDLGGIAKGSIVDEAVALLQKHGVPSGIVEAGGDFRCFGDRDWHVGVRHPRNDAVFQTVTIRDKGVCGSGDYRQFVTPDKQGGPIERHHIIDPATMDSAHKSIGVTVIADTAEQADALATTLFIMGPAKGAAFLKTYSPGSACIWFLPDRTVAYTDNFPH comes from the coding sequence ATGGCCGCCACCGGAAGCAACCGCACCCTCGCCGCCGTCCTGACCGGCGGACTCTTCACCTCCCTGGGGATGGGCCTGTTCGCCTTCACCATCCCGCTGCTCAGCCTGGACGAACGGGTCAGCGGCGCGTGGCTCGGCACCGCCTTCGCCGGGTACTACCTGGCCAAGCTCCTGGTCTCGCCCCTGTCCGGCATGGCCGCCGACCGCTTCGGCCCCAAGCCGGTCCTGGTCCTGGCCTCAGCCGCGGGCTGCGTCATCCCCCTGGCTTATTTCCTGTCCCCCGGCCTGACCGCCCTGTACGCGATCCAGGTGGCCATGGGGATCGTCACCGGCCTGGTCCGGCCCGTGGGCCTGGCCGCCCTGGGAGGATCGGCCGACGGTCCGGCCCTGTCCCGCCGGTTTGCGGTCAACGCGGCCCTGTTCAACGCGGCCGCCTTTGTCGGGCCCATCCTCGGCAGCCTGCTCTACACCACCGGGGCCATGGGGCCGGTCCTGATCGGCCTGTCCGTCTGCCTGGGGCTGGCCCTGGCCGCCACGTTCCTGCTCCTGCCGGGCGAGGCGACCACCAGCCGTCCGCCCTCGCCCAAGGCCCGGCCCGCCCAGTCCAAAGGCCGCGCCGCGTCCCTGCTCCTGGCCATCGGCGGGCGCAGCCTGGGCATCGGGTTGACCACCGCCTTCTATCCCATCGTCCTGGCCGACGTGCTCGGCCGCCACGGACCGGTCGTCGCGGCCACCTTCGCCGCGCCGGGCCTGGCCACTTTCCTGGGGTTGCTGCTCTCCGGACGGTTCGGCAACAAGAGCCCGGACACGGACCGCGTGGTACTGGGCATGCTCGTCAGCGCCGGGGCGCTCTACGCCCTGGGCGAATGCCGCTTGCTCTGGGAGTTCGCCGCCTTCGGCGTGCTCCTCGGGCTGGGCGCGGCCCTGTCCATCCCGGCCTCCATGTTCTTCGCCTCCACCCTGAGCCGCAAACAGGGCGCGGTCTTCGGCGCGGCCAACCTCGCCTCCGGACTCGGCTTCCTGCTGGGGCCGCTGCTGGGCGGGGCCGTGGTCCACACCCTGCACTCCCCGGTGCCGGGCCTGAAGGTCGCGGCCCTGATCGGCGCGCTCTGCTGCCTGCCCCTGCTGGCCTTCGTCTTCCGCGACCAGCTCCACTGGGGGCGCGGCATGGTCTGGACCGCCACCGGGCTGGCCGCCGGGGTCCTCGGCCTGCTGCTGGTCTTCAGCCTGTCGCCGACCCTGCGCATGGAGGCCCACCAGGACGGGCTCTACCGCTTCACCGACGTGGCCATGGGCACCGTGGTCAAGCTGACCATCGAGGCCCCGAGCCGCAAGTCCGCCGAGTTGGCGGCCCGCCGGACCATGACCGCCATGCGCGCCCTGCAGCAGGACTTCGACCACCGCAACCCGCGCGGCTCCATCGGCCGGATCAACCGCGCGGCCGGGCATGCCTGGATCAAGGCCACGCCGCGCGCCTTCGCCCTGCTCGACCGAACGCTCGCCTTCAGCGCGGCCACGGGCGGGGTCTTCGATCCCACCGTGGGGGCCCTGACCACCTCGCCTTTCTACTACGCCATGGACGAGTCCGTGGCCCGGTCCAAGTCCGGGCTGGTGGACTACCGCATGGTTCTCATGGACCCGGCCGGGGACCGGGTGCGGCTCAAGAAGGAGGGCATGGCCCTGGACCTCGGCGGCATCGCCAAGGGGTCCATCGTGGACGAGGCCGTGGCCCTGCTGCAAAAGCACGGCGTGCCGTCCGGCATCGTCGAGGCGGGCGGCGACTTCCGCTGCTTCGGCGACCGCGACTGGCACGTGGGCGTCCGCCACCCGCGCAACGACGCCGTGTTCCAGACCGTCACCATCCGCGACAAGGGCGTGTGCGGCTCGGGCGACTACCGCCAGTTCGTCACCCCGGACAAGCAGGGCGGCCCCATCGAGCGCCACCACATCATCGACCCCGCGACCATGGACTCGGCCCACAAATCCATCGGCGTGACGGTCATCGCCGACACCGCCGAGCAGGCCGACGCCCTGGCCACCACCCTGTTCATCATGGGCCCGGCCAAGGGTGCCGCCTTCCTCAAGACATACTCGCCGGGCAGCGCCTGCATCTGGTTCCTGCCCGACCGGACCGTGGCCTACACCGACAATTTCCCGCACTGA
- a CDS encoding NAD kinase, with protein sequence METTIRRIACVASETPTARERLAALEARCPLVPIDEADALVALGGDGFMLRTVHEFLDRGLPIYGMNCGTIGFLLNQFTPDNLIERINAAQEHLLNPLSMTATTIDGDRISALAFNEVAMLRTSQQSAHIRLFINGRKRLDNLVCDGVMVATPAGSTAYNLSAHGPIIPLGSNVMALTPICPFRPRRWNGALLPNTAEVEFDILWPGLRPVSATADFLEVRDVAHIMVHEDHSRPARILFAPDHSLEERIFNEQFIH encoded by the coding sequence ATGGAAACCACAATCCGCCGCATCGCCTGCGTCGCCTCGGAAACCCCCACCGCACGGGAACGGCTCGCCGCCCTGGAGGCCCGCTGCCCGCTGGTCCCCATCGACGAGGCCGACGCCCTGGTGGCCCTGGGCGGAGACGGGTTCATGCTCCGCACCGTGCACGAGTTCCTGGACCGGGGGTTGCCCATCTACGGCATGAACTGCGGGACCATCGGCTTTTTGCTCAACCAGTTCACCCCGGACAACCTCATTGAGCGCATCAACGCGGCCCAGGAGCACCTCCTGAACCCGCTGTCCATGACCGCCACGACCATCGACGGCGACCGCATCTCGGCCCTGGCCTTCAACGAGGTGGCCATGCTGCGCACCTCTCAGCAGTCGGCCCACATCCGTCTGTTCATCAACGGCAGGAAACGGCTGGACAACCTGGTCTGCGACGGGGTCATGGTCGCCACCCCGGCGGGTTCCACGGCCTACAACCTGTCCGCCCACGGTCCGATCATCCCGCTGGGCTCCAACGTCATGGCCCTGACCCCCATCTGCCCCTTCCGTCCGCGGCGCTGGAACGGGGCCCTGCTGCCCAACACCGCCGAGGTGGAGTTCGACATCCTCTGGCCGGGGCTAAGGCCGGTCAGCGCCACCGCCGACTTCCTGGAGGTGCGCGACGTGGCCCACATCATGGTCCACGAGGACCACTCGCGCCCGGCGCGCATCCTCTTCGCCCCGGACCACTCCCTGGAGGAGCGCATCTTCAACGAGCAGTTCATCCACTGA
- the allE gene encoding (S)-ureidoglycine aminohydrolase, whose amino-acid sequence MPYPEGFLKNRSEYVPGKYAVITTEGRVFNVIPGIEGCALSIVASPKLGANFVQMVGTVSTEGKTTMPYGKAEDVEAFLFVMSGQGSLKVTVGGKSETLSAGGYIYAPPGKGVSFASTGDAPVEILLYKQRFIPHPDPAVQVPWTVTGSIRDMDESLYDSMENVFVRDLLPVDQAFDMNFHTLAFLPGGCHPFVETHVQEHGMYIYQGEGLYLLDEKWLPVQSGDFIWIAPFCKQACYGIGRERMEYIYSKDCHRDEPI is encoded by the coding sequence ATGCCTTATCCCGAAGGCTTCCTGAAAAACCGTTCCGAGTACGTGCCCGGCAAGTACGCGGTCATCACCACCGAGGGCCGGGTCTTCAACGTCATCCCCGGCATCGAGGGCTGCGCCCTGTCCATCGTGGCCTCGCCCAAGCTCGGGGCCAACTTCGTGCAGATGGTCGGCACCGTGTCGACCGAGGGCAAGACGACCATGCCCTACGGCAAGGCCGAGGACGTCGAGGCGTTCCTCTTCGTCATGTCCGGCCAGGGCTCGCTCAAGGTCACCGTGGGCGGCAAGTCAGAGACCCTGTCCGCCGGAGGATACATCTACGCGCCTCCGGGCAAGGGCGTCTCCTTCGCGTCAACGGGCGATGCGCCGGTGGAGATTCTGCTCTACAAGCAGCGCTTCATCCCCCACCCGGACCCGGCGGTCCAGGTCCCGTGGACGGTCACCGGCTCCATCCGCGACATGGACGAGAGCCTGTACGACTCCATGGAGAACGTGTTCGTGCGCGATCTCTTGCCCGTGGACCAGGCATTCGACATGAACTTCCATACCCTGGCCTTCCTGCCCGGCGGCTGCCACCCGTTCGTGGAAACCCACGTGCAGGAGCACGGCATGTACATCTACCAGGGCGAGGGGCTCTACCTGCTCGACGAGAAATGGCTGCCCGTCCAGTCCGGCGACTTCATCTGGATCGCCCCCTTCTGCAAGCAGGCCTGCTACGGCATCGGCCGCGAGCGCATGGAGTACATCTACTCCAAGGACTGCCACCGCGACGAACCCATCTAA
- the ilvC gene encoding ketol-acid reductoisomerase: MSDIEFEKIYRDEDVDLSVLDGKTVAIIGYGSQGRAQSMNMRESGVKIIVGAGDRTRHSSWDKAEADGFTVYSIEEAVDKADIVHILLQDPAQPSVYYESIHKHLKPGQTLSFAHGFAILYGTIKPPKDVDVVLFVPNGPGPVTRQKYKDGSGIWGCVSVDQDVSGHAKETALAISKAVGSTRVGVVDMTFQHETEGDNYEEQVLYGGTIHLMRTMFNIMVKNGYPRSFAYAKAIRSIRSIIDDIDAVGIEAYLTSRASRTCEFAVRHSGPRVINEQAMEEIFEETERGVFARNWLQEFSLGMPTLNRMRRTWADSDMEKTGKIWRDKFGK; this comes from the coding sequence ATGAGCGACATCGAATTCGAAAAAATCTACCGTGACGAAGACGTGGACCTGTCCGTGCTGGACGGCAAGACCGTGGCCATCATCGGCTACGGCAGCCAGGGCCGCGCCCAATCCATGAACATGCGCGAGTCCGGCGTGAAGATCATCGTGGGCGCGGGCGACCGCACCCGCCACTCCAGTTGGGACAAGGCCGAGGCCGACGGCTTTACGGTCTACTCCATCGAGGAGGCCGTGGACAAGGCGGACATCGTCCACATCCTGCTCCAGGACCCGGCCCAGCCGTCCGTGTACTACGAGTCCATCCACAAGCATCTGAAACCCGGCCAGACCCTGAGCTTCGCCCACGGCTTCGCCATCCTTTACGGGACCATCAAGCCCCCCAAGGACGTGGACGTGGTCCTGTTCGTGCCCAACGGCCCCGGCCCGGTGACCCGCCAGAAGTACAAGGACGGCTCCGGCATCTGGGGCTGCGTGTCCGTGGACCAGGACGTCAGCGGCCATGCGAAGGAGACCGCCCTGGCCATCTCCAAGGCCGTTGGCTCCACCCGCGTGGGCGTGGTGGACATGACCTTCCAGCACGAGACCGAGGGCGACAACTACGAGGAGCAGGTCCTGTACGGCGGGACCATCCACCTCATGCGGACCATGTTCAACATCATGGTCAAGAACGGCTACCCCCGTTCCTTTGCCTACGCCAAGGCCATCCGCTCCATCCGCTCGATCATCGACGACATCGACGCCGTGGGCATCGAGGCCTACCTGACCTCCCGGGCCAGCCGGACCTGCGAGTTCGCCGTGCGCCACAGCGGCCCGCGCGTGATCAACGAGCAGGCCATGGAGGAGATCTTCGAGGAGACCGAGCGCGGCGTCTTCGCCCGCAACTGGCTCCAGGAATTCTCCCTGGGCATGCCCACCCTGAACCGCATGCGCCGCACCTGGGCGGATTCGGACATGGAAAAGACCGGAAAAATCTGGCGCGACAAGTTCGGAAAGTAG
- a CDS encoding Zn-dependent hydrolase produces the protein MTMATLKTDPARLERFLTEIAAFGATKRGGVTRLALSDEDRDARNQLREWFEAAGCETKIDRMGNMFFVRPGRNRGLPPVLTGSHCDSQPQGGRFDGILGIIGGLEAVCALNDAGVTLERDLIVVNWTNEEGSRFTPGTTGSGVFAGKLDREAMYALTDREGLTFGGELERIGYKGETDFDPRPLHANFEYHIEQGPVLERREKTIGVPKGIVCLRWYDVEITGVPNHAGPTPMNERKDAVYAFARMASEIFEIGLASDNVVATVGEVHPSPNSRNVIAGNLHFTIDVRGWDETETDRVCADIEKAVRTHAEVSGTDVDIKRTWEVERAPFNAGLVSMIRETALELGLPALDMVSGASHDTVYINQFAPSAMIFVPSIGGRSHAEVEETSWADCAAGADVLLNCIVKTCNDPEGVEYA, from the coding sequence CCATGGCGACACTGAAAACCGACCCCGCGCGGCTCGAGCGGTTCCTGACCGAGATCGCCGCCTTCGGGGCGACAAAACGGGGCGGCGTGACCCGCCTGGCCCTGAGCGACGAGGACCGGGACGCCCGCAACCAGCTCAGAGAATGGTTCGAGGCCGCGGGCTGCGAGACCAAGATCGACCGCATGGGCAACATGTTCTTTGTCCGGCCGGGCAGGAACCGCGGCCTGCCGCCGGTCCTGACCGGCTCCCACTGCGACTCCCAGCCGCAGGGCGGCCGCTTCGACGGCATCCTCGGCATCATCGGCGGGCTGGAGGCGGTCTGCGCCCTGAACGACGCGGGCGTGACCCTTGAACGCGACCTCATCGTGGTCAACTGGACCAACGAGGAGGGCAGCCGCTTCACTCCGGGCACCACCGGCTCCGGCGTGTTCGCGGGCAAGCTCGACCGCGAGGCCATGTATGCCCTGACCGACCGCGAGGGGCTGACCTTCGGCGGGGAGCTTGAGCGCATCGGCTACAAGGGCGAAACCGACTTCGACCCCAGGCCGCTGCACGCCAACTTCGAGTACCACATCGAGCAGGGACCGGTCCTGGAACGCCGGGAGAAGACCATCGGCGTGCCCAAGGGCATCGTCTGCCTGCGCTGGTACGACGTGGAGATAACCGGGGTGCCCAACCACGCCGGGCCCACGCCCATGAACGAGCGCAAGGACGCGGTCTACGCCTTCGCCCGCATGGCCTCGGAGATCTTCGAGATCGGCCTGGCCTCGGACAACGTGGTGGCCACGGTGGGCGAGGTCCATCCCTCTCCCAACTCGCGCAACGTCATCGCCGGGAACCTGCACTTCACCATCGACGTGCGCGGCTGGGACGAGACCGAGACCGACCGCGTCTGCGCGGACATCGAAAAGGCCGTCCGCACCCACGCCGAGGTCAGCGGGACCGACGTGGACATCAAACGGACCTGGGAAGTGGAGCGCGCGCCCTTCAATGCGGGACTGGTCTCCATGATCCGCGAGACCGCCCTGGAGCTCGGCCTGCCCGCCCTGGACATGGTCTCGGGCGCGTCCCACGACACCGTGTACATCAACCAGTTCGCGCCCAGCGCCATGATCTTCGTGCCCAGTATCGGCGGCCGGAGCCATGCCGAGGTGGAGGAGACTTCCTGGGCGGACTGCGCGGCCGGAGCCGACGTGCTCCTGAACTGCATCGTCAAGACCTGCAACGATCCGGAAGGCGTGGAATACGCCTAG